The Fodinibius salicampi DNA segment TCGGAGTTAGGAACAATAATAAAAATATTATTAACTGTACGCACCATCGTCGCGCGAATATTAATCTCGGTAACGTCTCCTTCAATATCACTAACAACCACCCGGTCTCCTACGCTTATCGGCCGCTCAAATAGAATGATAAGTCCCGATATAAAGTTGGCCGTTATATTTTGCAGTCCAAAGCCAATTCCTACCGAAAGAAGACCAAAAATAACCGTGAGACTACTTAAATTAATCCCTACAAAGTTCAAAGAGACTAAAACTCCGATCGTTATAATAGCATACTGGGTTATTCGAGAAAGGGTATAACTAGTTCCGGGATCAATTTTAATACGCTTGAATACCCGCCTGTTCAGCGCCCGGCGGGCAAAAATTCCCGCCAGTACAAAAAAGGTAAGGAGTAATAAAAAAATAAGAATTGAAGCTACCGTTACCGGAGTCTCGCTTATGGAAAATAGCTGAAAGCTTAGAATCTCACGGGTGTAGTTAATAATTTCTTCCCAGTCCATACATATCTATCTTCATTGATTGATAAAGAGTAGTAGTACTATAATGAAAAATGTTTCTCCTTCCAATATAACTATACGCCCATATTCAAAAAATGCGGGTCTACCACAACACCACCAAATATTGGTCCCAGTGTTTTGCTATTCAGTTCAATTAATCTCCCTTTAAATATTGAATATAGCAGCGGATTACGGTATTTTCAGCGTTTCTTAATTACATAAGATTAATACCTAAACTACCATCATGCGTATCATCATATTTGGACCTCCCGGCGCGGGCAAAGGAACACAAGCGAAATTAATTAGTGACGAGTACAATATTCCTCACCTTTCAACAGGGGAGATCTTTCGTTCCGCCATCAAAAACGAGACTCCTCTTGGAAAAGAAGTTAAATCAATCCTTGATACAGGTGATTTGGTTCCCGATGAAAAGGTGGTGGGACTGGTTGAAGAGGAGCTTAAAAAGGAAAAATATGAGGATGGATACGTTCTGGATGGGTTTCCCCGCACCGTCCCTCAAGCTAAGGCGTTTGATAAGATCTTAAAAGAAAAGAACAAATCTCTGGACGCCTTTCTTCAGCTGCAAGTGCCCGAAGAGGAATTAATTGACCGTATATTAAGCCGCGGTGAAGGACGATCAGATGATACGCCCGAAAAAATAAAAAACCGACTCAATGTCTATTGGGAGGAAACCCAGCCGGTTCTTAACTACTACCAAGAGCAGGATGTGGTTAGAAAAGTGGAAGGAGTTGGCTCAATTGAAGAAATATTTAGGCGAATTAAAAAAGCACTTGAAGACTAATTAACTGATTAGGACTTTAGAACTCTGCTCTATAATACATACAAAACACTTCTTAAAATATTTACTAATTAATTAGTAAACTAACTCTGTTCCTTCAATACTCTTAAAATACCCGGAGTTACATCCATAATGCTTGTTGCATGGGTGAAGTGTCTGGCTCCAGGCCCGTACACAAAAAGGGGAACAGCATTCAACGTGTGTGTTTTTACCGAAAGATCTTCCACGTTTCCGTGATCGCTACAAAGAACGATCGTTGCCTCATCCGGCTTATTCTCAATTAAATGGCATAAAAAGCGATCGTATATTTTCAAATAGTGATTTGCGACCTCCATATCCTTACTATGTCCCGCCTTATCCGTCAGGTAATATTCAAATAAAACCAGATCAAAATTTATTAACTGATTAATCAATCTGTTTGAAGCCATTTCTGCCGTTATTTCAGGGACATCGATACTTAACTTTTCTCTCCAGGCTTTTTGTAGAATACCTGCAGTCAACGCCTTTTCTTTTTTTATCTCAGTAACACTATTTAACGGTAGATCCGCACTTTTTGCCATCAATGTGGTACTGCTCCAACGGTTGCGTTTCCGGGCCCTTTTAAAGAAAATTTCTGGATATGCATTTATGAAATGACAGCTTTTATTCATCCTTTGGGCTTTAATAAACAAGCTATCGTTCCTGAGTATGGGTTTAATTCCTGAATGAGGAAAGGGGCCAAAATGCTTATTTATTTCTTTTGCAGCATTTTCACCACTGAATAGTGCCGTTTGTCCCGTACCGCTTTGAGGCAGTCCTTCTACATCGAGGGTTGCATCAACTGCCTTAAACACATGATCCACCCTATTTACTACTTCTGTACTTTTTAAAAAGTTCTTTCCACCGGTTAGCGCAGAAAATCCTTTATACTCAAATTGATAAAAGGGATTGCTTTCAATTTCTTCTCCCAGCCCTACCCCATCGATAAAAAGAAATATAACTGACATGTTTTTACTCTTACTATCTTTCCAAAACCAGAGTTACGGGACCATCATTATGTAATTGTACATCCATATAGGCCCCAAATTCTCCGGTTTCTATATTCAGATCACAATTATTATTTATATAACGGACCATTTTATCATATAATTTCTTTGCTTTATCCGGTCCCGCCGCCTCAAAATAACTGGGCCGGTTACCCTGCTCATAATCACCATACAGCGTAAATTGAGGTACAATCAATATTTCTCCCTCAATATCCTGTACCGATAAATTCATTTTTCCTTCCGCATCATCAAACACTCTCAGCTTTAAAATTTTATCAGATAACCACTTCATCTGCTGCTCAGTATCTTCTTCGTGTATCCCAACCAATAGCATTAAGCCGTCTTTTATGGATCCAATTTGCTCATTATTTAC contains these protein-coding regions:
- a CDS encoding mechanosensitive ion channel family protein, which produces MDWEEIINYTREILSFQLFSISETPVTVASILIFLLLLTFFVLAGIFARRALNRRVFKRIKIDPGTSYTLSRITQYAIITIGVLVSLNFVGINLSSLTVIFGLLSVGIGFGLQNITANFISGLIILFERPISVGDRVVVSDIEGDVTEINIRATMVRTVNNIFIIVPNSEFVSKNVINYSHGDPSYRLDINVGVSYKSDLDTVLEALEEVAEKNKSVMKNPDPEVHLIEFGESSWNMELRVWIPDVKHYPRIRNELNQAIVRTFQKYGVEIPFPQRDLHVRSSVKLPVDKNVD
- the dtd gene encoding D-aminoacyl-tRNA deacylase, translated to MKIVLQRVSEASVWVNNEQIGSIKDGLMLLVGIHEEDTEQQMKWLSDKILKLRVFDDAEGKMNLSVQDIEGEILIVPQFTLYGDYEQGNRPSYFEAAGPDKAKKLYDKMVRYINNNCDLNIETGEFGAYMDVQLHNDGPVTLVLER
- a CDS encoding alkaline phosphatase family protein, with translation MSVIFLFIDGVGLGEEIESNPFYQFEYKGFSALTGGKNFLKSTEVVNRVDHVFKAVDATLDVEGLPQSGTGQTALFSGENAAKEINKHFGPFPHSGIKPILRNDSLFIKAQRMNKSCHFINAYPEIFFKRARKRNRWSSTTLMAKSADLPLNSVTEIKKEKALTAGILQKAWREKLSIDVPEITAEMASNRLINQLINFDLVLFEYYLTDKAGHSKDMEVANHYLKIYDRFLCHLIENKPDEATIVLCSDHGNVEDLSVKTHTLNAVPLFVYGPGARHFTHATSIMDVTPGILRVLKEQS
- a CDS encoding adenylate kinase, coding for MMRIIIFGPPGAGKGTQAKLISDEYNIPHLSTGEIFRSAIKNETPLGKEVKSILDTGDLVPDEKVVGLVEEELKKEKYEDGYVLDGFPRTVPQAKAFDKILKEKNKSLDAFLQLQVPEEELIDRILSRGEGRSDDTPEKIKNRLNVYWEETQPVLNYYQEQDVVRKVEGVGSIEEIFRRIKKALED